From the genome of Haloferax mediterranei ATCC 33500, one region includes:
- a CDS encoding DUF4242 domain-containing protein, with product MDVHRDIEGLTAEEAVKAHRQDLEIQDKYGVNYKKYWLDEDEGAVFCLFEAPNKEAGEKVHREAHGFTADEIYEVKEGE from the coding sequence ATGGACGTTCACAGGGACATAGAGGGGCTCACCGCTGAGGAGGCAGTTAAGGCGCACAGGCAAGACCTCGAAATTCAAGACAAGTACGGGGTGAACTACAAGAAGTATTGGCTGGACGAGGACGAAGGTGCGGTCTTCTGCCTCTTTGAAGCGCCGAACAAAGAGGCAGGCGAGAAAGTCCACCGGGAAGCGCACGGCTTTACCGCCGACGAGATCTACGAAGTCAAAGAAGGGGAGTAA
- a CDS encoding MFS transporter — MLLTVSLAWAVLQAGRFLLSPLLPTIIEALQITNATAGIALALFQGIYAITQYPSGEYSDRWTRATLIVPGLGILVLGFATFGIAGGLTGFLLAAVITGFGKGLFAIPSRALLSDLFVERRGRALGLYAAGTDLGGLLASGLAILALSYATWQTPFLPVAVVLGALTLLFARWSNDGYTVGSPELDASGTLRRLFASPEQRRTLLAFGLFYFMVGGFINFLPTFLSQAKDFPEELASATFAIVFVVGLGIKPVAGGLSDHFRRESIAVVGMLIAAGSLAALSLVDTRLFIYVAVVVLAVGYKMEFPLADAIIVDNAPDADRGADLGAARALFLGANAVGPAYVGIVATYLNYAVAFGGLAVCLVVGAGLLYWDARRG, encoded by the coding sequence ATGTTGCTCACCGTCTCGCTCGCGTGGGCAGTGCTACAAGCGGGGCGGTTCCTGCTGTCGCCGCTTCTCCCGACGATTATCGAAGCGCTCCAGATAACCAACGCGACCGCCGGCATCGCACTGGCGCTCTTTCAGGGCATCTACGCAATCACGCAGTACCCCAGCGGGGAATACTCGGACCGCTGGACACGAGCAACGCTCATCGTTCCGGGACTCGGAATTCTCGTCCTCGGGTTCGCCACGTTCGGCATCGCGGGTGGTCTCACCGGGTTCCTCCTCGCCGCGGTGATTACTGGCTTCGGGAAAGGGCTGTTCGCCATCCCCTCGCGGGCGTTGCTTTCGGACCTCTTCGTCGAGCGTCGAGGGCGAGCGCTCGGTCTCTACGCCGCCGGGACCGACCTCGGCGGCCTGCTCGCATCCGGGCTCGCAATCCTCGCGCTCAGCTACGCGACGTGGCAAACCCCGTTTCTTCCCGTCGCTGTCGTCCTCGGGGCGCTTACGCTCTTGTTCGCCCGGTGGTCGAACGACGGCTACACCGTCGGGTCGCCGGAACTCGACGCGTCCGGCACGCTCCGCAGACTCTTTGCCAGCCCGGAACAACGCCGGACGCTCCTCGCATTCGGACTGTTTTATTTCATGGTCGGCGGCTTCATCAACTTCCTCCCGACGTTCCTGAGTCAGGCCAAGGATTTCCCCGAGGAGCTTGCCAGCGCCACGTTTGCCATCGTCTTCGTCGTCGGCCTCGGCATCAAGCCGGTCGCCGGCGGCCTCAGCGACCACTTCCGGCGCGAGTCGATTGCGGTCGTCGGGATGCTCATTGCCGCGGGGTCGCTCGCTGCCCTCTCGCTCGTGGACACGCGGCTGTTCATCTACGTCGCCGTCGTCGTCCTCGCCGTCGGCTACAAGATGGAGTTCCCGCTCGCTGACGCGATTATCGTCGACAACGCGCCCGACGCCGACCGCGGGGCCGACCTCGGCGCTGCACGGGCGCTCTTCCTCGGGGCGAACGCGGTCGGCCCGGCCTACGTCGGTATCGTCGCGACGTATCTGAACTACGCCGTCGCGTTCGGCGGGCTTGCGGTCTGTTTGGTCGTCGGTGCTGGGTTATTGTACTGGGATGCGAGAAGGGGGTGA
- a CDS encoding glycerophosphodiester phosphodiesterase, protein MSEETSRIIGSVSRRTAVKAIGATIGTSVVSGTAVARDGRENGKGREKQTGPYITAHRGFRDVYPQNTVAAVEGASRLGTERIEIDVEATSDGEVVVFHDAALDDLTDKEGLVSETPSETVLQAEVLDSGETIPTLAEVLNATRPNVTMNIEFKESGPLSWTEFAKRTLRIASQYPGEFYVSSFDPDAIRAVRDIDSSVDVAPIFGRNKDENLEIARELDAKAVNPSVDVLDRDLVETAHEEGREVNVWTIDSWREAQKPLELGVDGLIADYPNMDTFGTSDTRRHPPEK, encoded by the coding sequence ATGTCCGAAGAAACCTCCCGAATTATCGGTTCCGTATCCCGACGAACCGCGGTCAAAGCGATTGGCGCGACCATCGGGACCTCGGTGGTAAGCGGGACTGCTGTCGCGAGAGACGGTCGAGAGAACGGAAAGGGACGTGAGAAACAGACAGGTCCGTACATCACGGCGCACCGCGGGTTCAGAGACGTGTACCCCCAAAATACTGTCGCCGCCGTGGAGGGCGCATCTCGCCTCGGCACCGAGCGAATCGAAATCGACGTCGAAGCGACGAGTGATGGAGAAGTCGTCGTCTTCCACGACGCGGCGCTCGACGACCTCACGGACAAGGAGGGACTCGTCAGTGAGACCCCATCCGAGACGGTTCTACAGGCCGAAGTTCTCGACTCCGGGGAGACCATTCCGACGCTCGCCGAAGTCCTCAACGCGACCCGCCCGAACGTCACGATGAATATCGAATTCAAGGAGTCCGGACCACTTTCCTGGACGGAATTCGCTAAACGGACGTTGCGTATCGCGTCGCAGTATCCGGGCGAGTTCTACGTCTCCTCGTTCGACCCCGATGCAATCAGGGCAGTCCGAGACATCGATTCGAGCGTCGATGTCGCCCCGATTTTCGGACGCAACAAAGACGAGAACCTGGAGATTGCCCGCGAACTCGATGCCAAGGCGGTCAACCCGTCCGTCGACGTACTCGACCGCGACCTCGTCGAAACCGCTCACGAAGAGGGCCGTGAAGTAAACGTCTGGACAATCGACAGTTGGAGAGAGGCACAGAAACCGCTCGAACTGGGCGTGGACGGCCTCATCGCTGACTACCCCAACATGGACACCTTCGGAACCAGCGATACGCGTCGTCACCCTCCGGAGAAGTAA
- the hutU gene encoding urocanate hydratase, with translation MHDQQPPSQQDRFGKPSEQWKQYQGAPTGTDLTECQAWRQEAAFRMLNNNLDPEVAERPEDLVVYGGTGRAARSWDAYDAILDELRNLEDDETLLVQSGKPVGKFTTHERAPRVLIANSNLVGHWDDWEHFHELEAQGKIMYGQMTAGSWAYIGTQGIIQGTYETLAELARQHYDADLTSKLVVTGGLGGMSGAQPLAVTMNNGVCIAAEVQPDRIERRVETDYLMDSTDSLDEALENAKEALEAGEPYSVGVEMNVADMLEELLERDEIPDIVTDQTSAHDELEGYYPSGYTAAEADQLREDDPDTYVEESLDTMERHVQAILDLQDEGAIAFEYGNNIRGQVKTHRGMDHAFDFPGFVPAYIRPMFCRGRGPFRWAALSGDPEDIYRTDEAIRDLFPENESLMRWIDLAQEQVSFQGLPSRVCWLGYETDDEGITERARFALKINDLVASGEVSAPVVVTRDHLDAGSVASPNRETEAMRDGTDAVADWPILNALLNTASGADIVSVHDGGGVGIGNSLHTNNHVVLDGSDLAAKKARAVFTTDPGMGVIRHADAGYEDALDEAEQSNVHIPMQDHDAGRGNE, from the coding sequence ATGCACGATCAACAACCACCGTCGCAGCAAGACAGATTCGGGAAACCGAGCGAGCAGTGGAAGCAATACCAGGGCGCGCCTACGGGGACGGACCTGACCGAGTGTCAGGCGTGGCGTCAGGAGGCGGCGTTCCGGATGCTCAACAACAACCTCGACCCCGAGGTTGCTGAACGGCCCGAAGACCTCGTCGTTTACGGCGGGACCGGTCGTGCAGCCCGGTCGTGGGACGCCTACGACGCGATTCTCGACGAACTGCGCAACCTCGAGGACGACGAGACGCTCCTCGTTCAGTCCGGCAAGCCGGTCGGGAAGTTCACGACCCACGAGCGCGCCCCGCGCGTCCTCATCGCCAACTCGAACCTCGTCGGCCACTGGGACGACTGGGAACACTTCCACGAACTCGAAGCACAGGGCAAGATTATGTACGGCCAGATGACCGCCGGGTCGTGGGCGTACATCGGCACGCAGGGTATCATTCAGGGCACCTACGAGACGCTTGCTGAACTCGCCCGCCAGCACTACGACGCCGACCTGACCAGTAAACTCGTCGTGACCGGCGGTCTCGGCGGCATGAGCGGGGCGCAACCCCTCGCGGTAACGATGAACAACGGCGTCTGTATCGCGGCCGAAGTCCAGCCCGACCGCATCGAGCGCCGCGTCGAGACGGACTACCTGATGGATTCGACCGACTCGCTGGACGAGGCGCTGGAGAACGCCAAGGAAGCCCTCGAAGCGGGAGAACCCTACAGCGTCGGCGTCGAGATGAACGTCGCCGACATGCTCGAAGAACTCCTCGAACGCGACGAGATTCCGGACATCGTCACGGACCAGACGAGCGCCCACGACGAACTCGAAGGCTACTACCCGAGCGGCTACACCGCCGCGGAAGCGGACCAACTGCGCGAAGACGACCCAGATACGTACGTCGAAGAGAGCCTCGACACGATGGAGCGCCACGTCCAGGCCATCCTCGACCTGCAGGACGAGGGCGCAATCGCCTTCGAGTACGGCAACAACATCCGCGGGCAGGTGAAGACCCACCGCGGCATGGACCACGCCTTCGACTTCCCCGGCTTCGTTCCGGCCTACATCCGCCCGATGTTCTGTCGCGGCCGCGGCCCGTTCCGGTGGGCCGCGCTCTCCGGCGACCCGGAGGACATCTACCGCACCGACGAGGCGATTCGCGACCTCTTCCCGGAGAACGAGTCGCTCATGCGCTGGATCGACCTCGCACAGGAACAGGTGTCGTTCCAGGGTCTCCCTTCGCGGGTCTGCTGGCTCGGCTACGAGACCGACGACGAGGGCATCACCGAGCGCGCTCGCTTCGCGCTGAAAATTAACGACCTCGTCGCGTCCGGCGAGGTTTCGGCCCCGGTCGTCGTCACGCGCGACCACCTCGACGCCGGGTCCGTCGCCAGCCCGAACCGCGAAACTGAAGCGATGCGGGACGGCACCGACGCTGTCGCCGACTGGCCCATCCTGAACGCGCTTCTCAACACCGCATCGGGAGCGGACATCGTGAGCGTTCACGACGGCGGCGGCGTCGGCATCGGCAACTCGCTGCACACCAACAACCACGTCGTCCTCGACGGCTCCGACCTCGCGGCGAAGAAAGCCCGCGCCGTGTTCACTACCGACCCCGGGATGGGCGTCATTCGGCACGCGGACGCCGGCTACGAAGACGCGCTCGACGAGGCAGAACAGTCCAACGTCCATATCCCGATGCAGGACCACGACGCGGGACGAGGTAACGAATGA
- the hutG gene encoding formimidoylglutamase encodes MRFRDPPHWEGTSSDPNDEQFGHVVNETSIEDASDFDAVLVGEPYDGAVIGRRGARDGPAAIRRELASSKSHHFDEGPVSGVGDLGDLPIDELEGGVADVQSAVADETAHVYERGALPVFLGGDNSLTVANVKPLLDRDASIGVISFDAHLDCREPQDGPSSGTPYRQLFDAGLDTLAVVGARHFETSTTYADFLRDSGGTILTADEVGRGATETADFALDALSSCDHVFVSLDVDVLDETAAPGVSAPTPGGITTRELFSMLRRVASDSRVVGFEVVECAPPLDDDDQTARAAARAVAHFLSGVMSHV; translated from the coding sequence ATGAGATTCCGTGACCCGCCACACTGGGAGGGAACGTCCTCCGACCCGAACGACGAGCAGTTCGGCCACGTCGTCAACGAGACGAGCATCGAAGACGCGAGCGACTTCGACGCTGTGCTCGTCGGCGAACCGTACGACGGTGCCGTCATCGGTCGCCGCGGTGCCCGAGACGGTCCCGCCGCGATTCGGCGCGAACTCGCCTCGTCCAAGTCGCACCACTTCGACGAGGGTCCCGTTTCGGGCGTCGGCGACCTCGGCGACCTACCAATCGACGAACTCGAAGGCGGCGTGGCGGACGTACAGTCCGCGGTCGCCGACGAGACGGCCCACGTCTACGAGCGCGGGGCGCTTCCCGTCTTCCTCGGCGGCGACAACTCGCTGACCGTCGCCAACGTCAAACCGCTCCTCGACCGCGACGCGTCTATCGGCGTCATCAGCTTCGACGCCCACCTCGACTGCCGCGAACCCCAAGACGGTCCGTCCAGCGGGACGCCGTACCGCCAACTCTTCGACGCGGGACTCGACACACTCGCCGTCGTCGGCGCGCGGCACTTCGAAACCTCGACGACCTACGCTGACTTCCTGCGCGACTCGGGTGGCACTATCCTGACCGCGGACGAAGTCGGTCGCGGGGCGACCGAGACGGCCGACTTCGCGCTCGACGCCCTCTCGTCGTGCGACCACGTGTTCGTCAGCCTCGACGTGGACGTGCTGGACGAGACGGCCGCGCCGGGCGTGAGTGCTCCCACACCCGGTGGCATCACTACACGAGAACTGTTCTCGATGCTTCGCCGCGTCGCATCCGATTCGCGCGTCGTCGGCTTCGAGGTCGTCGAGTGCGCACCGCCGCTCGACGACGACGACCAGACCGCCCGCGCCGCCGCACGTGCAGTTGCCCACTTCCTTTCAGGAGTGATGTCCCATGTCTGA
- the hutI gene encoding imidazolonepropionase, whose translation MSEPTTDSDLTVVYGAEELVVGPDDETGVVVYEDAAFAAVGGEVVATGPTDEVLAEYPAEDAETAIDATGKTVLPGFVDPHTHAVFAGDRSDEFVAKLKGATYEEILADGGGILRTVDAVREASDEELAANLTEHLDAMLEHGTTTVEVKTGYGLDTETELRLLEAIATAGGEHPVDVIPTFMGAHAVPRDVDTEEYTESVISEQLPAVAEQGVAEFCDVFCERGVFTADQSRRILEAGKEYGLTPKIHADEFADIGGTDVAAAVGAASADHLLQTDADGRETLVGADVTPVVLPGTAFGLGAEYADARAFLDAGHEVALATDFNPNCFARSMAFIATLGSVGMRMTPQEVIRGITSAAANALDRDDGTGTLQPGSPADAVVLDIPSARHLSYRFDTNPVSTVLKSGVVVHE comes from the coding sequence ATGTCTGAGCCAACTACAGATTCTGACCTGACAGTCGTTTACGGTGCCGAAGAGTTAGTCGTCGGTCCCGACGACGAAACCGGCGTTGTCGTCTACGAGGACGCCGCGTTCGCCGCTGTCGGTGGCGAAGTCGTCGCCACCGGCCCGACTGACGAAGTCCTCGCCGAGTACCCGGCCGAGGACGCTGAGACCGCAATCGACGCGACCGGCAAGACGGTTCTGCCCGGGTTCGTCGACCCGCACACCCACGCAGTCTTTGCGGGCGACCGCTCCGACGAGTTCGTGGCGAAGCTTAAGGGTGCGACCTACGAGGAAATCCTCGCCGACGGCGGCGGCATCCTCCGCACCGTCGACGCGGTCCGCGAGGCGTCCGACGAGGAACTGGCGGCGAACCTCACCGAGCACCTCGACGCGATGCTCGAACACGGGACGACGACGGTCGAAGTGAAGACCGGCTACGGACTCGACACCGAGACCGAACTTCGGCTGCTCGAAGCCATCGCAACCGCTGGCGGCGAGCATCCGGTGGACGTGATTCCGACGTTCATGGGCGCACACGCCGTCCCTCGCGATGTCGACACCGAGGAGTACACGGAATCGGTCATCTCCGAGCAACTCCCGGCCGTCGCCGAACAGGGTGTCGCCGAATTCTGCGACGTGTTCTGTGAGCGCGGTGTCTTCACCGCCGACCAGTCCCGTCGCATCTTGGAGGCAGGCAAGGAGTACGGACTCACGCCGAAGATTCACGCCGACGAATTTGCCGATATCGGCGGCACCGATGTCGCGGCCGCCGTTGGCGCGGCGAGCGCGGACCACCTGCTCCAAACCGACGCTGACGGCCGAGAGACGCTGGTCGGTGCCGACGTGACGCCGGTCGTTCTCCCCGGAACCGCCTTCGGTCTGGGAGCCGAGTACGCCGACGCTCGCGCCTTCCTCGATGCGGGCCACGAAGTCGCGCTCGCGACCGACTTCAACCCGAACTGCTTCGCTCGAAGTATGGCATTTATCGCGACGCTCGGCAGCGTCGGGATGCGGATGACGCCACAGGAGGTCATTCGCGGCATCACGAGCGCCGCCGCCAACGCACTCGACAGAGACGACGGCACGGGCACGCTTCAGCCCGGCAGCCCCGCCGACGCCGTCGTCCTCGATATCCCGTCTGCGAGACACCTCTCGTACCGGTTCGACACGAATCCCGTTTCGACCGTGCTGAAATCGGGGGTGGTCGTCCATGAGTGA
- the hutH gene encoding histidine ammonia-lyase → MSESALPDTVVVDGESLTPEDVVAVARHDARVELPDEAWEKMQDSRDRVESVLDSGEPVYGVNTGFGHLVETHIDREDIERLQTNLIRSHAAGAGRELTREEVRAMMVTRANTLAKGFSGIRPSVVELLVSMLNEGVHPVVRSRGSLGASGDLAPLAHMALVLIGEGEAHLDGDRLEGDEALDAVGLEPVTLASKEGLALINGTQLTVGLASLFVVDAERTIDAADAAGALTTEVTMGTTANCDPAIHEIRPHPGQKQSAETIRRLTAGSTVLESHKDCERVQDAYSIRCLPQVHGAVRDAVDHLREAVEIELNSVTDNPLVFPAGEVDERAPGTDVAAVVSAGNFHGEPLALRLDYAAGALTELAAISERRTDRMLNPEVQESYLPAFLTEHSGLRSGYMIAQYTAAALLNECRSLGRPSIDSTPVSGGQEDHVSMSGQSVLHAQTVIENVSTIVGVELLCASQAAEFLDDDLELGTGTGSVRDSVRSVVPPLEEDRQLDGELETAGDLVRFGAIRAAVDEALD, encoded by the coding sequence ATGAGTGAGTCCGCCCTTCCCGACACCGTCGTCGTCGACGGCGAGTCGCTGACGCCCGAGGACGTCGTCGCGGTCGCCCGCCACGACGCCCGCGTCGAACTCCCCGACGAGGCGTGGGAGAAGATGCAAGACTCGCGCGACCGAGTCGAATCCGTCCTCGACTCCGGCGAGCCGGTCTACGGCGTCAACACCGGATTCGGCCACCTCGTCGAGACCCACATCGACCGCGAGGACATCGAACGCCTTCAGACGAACCTCATCCGGAGTCACGCCGCCGGTGCGGGCCGCGAACTGACCCGCGAGGAAGTCAGAGCGATGATGGTTACCCGGGCGAACACGCTCGCAAAGGGCTTCTCCGGCATTCGACCCTCCGTGGTCGAACTGCTCGTCTCGATGCTCAACGAGGGCGTCCACCCTGTCGTCCGCTCTCGCGGAAGCCTCGGCGCGAGCGGCGACCTCGCACCCCTCGCACACATGGCGCTCGTCCTCATCGGCGAGGGCGAGGCCCACCTCGACGGCGACCGACTCGAAGGTGACGAGGCGCTGGACGCGGTCGGTCTGGAACCGGTGACGCTCGCCTCGAAAGAAGGGCTCGCGCTCATCAACGGGACGCAACTTACGGTCGGTCTCGCCTCGCTGTTCGTCGTCGATGCCGAGCGAACTATCGACGCCGCGGACGCGGCGGGCGCGCTCACGACCGAGGTGACGATGGGTACGACGGCGAACTGCGACCCGGCGATTCACGAGATTCGCCCCCATCCCGGCCAGAAGCAGAGCGCCGAGACGATTCGACGCCTGACCGCCGGTTCGACGGTCCTCGAATCGCACAAGGACTGCGAGCGCGTGCAGGACGCCTACTCGATTCGGTGTCTCCCGCAGGTCCACGGCGCGGTCAGAGACGCCGTCGACCACCTCCGCGAGGCCGTCGAAATCGAACTCAACAGCGTGACCGACAACCCGCTCGTCTTCCCGGCGGGCGAGGTCGACGAACGCGCCCCCGGTACCGACGTGGCCGCCGTCGTCTCGGCGGGCAACTTCCATGGCGAACCGCTGGCGCTCCGCCTCGACTACGCCGCGGGCGCGCTGACCGAACTCGCCGCTATCTCCGAGCGCCGGACCGACCGGATGCTCAATCCCGAGGTGCAAGAGTCCTACCTCCCGGCGTTCCTGACCGAACACAGCGGGCTTCGGTCGGGCTACATGATTGCGCAGTACACCGCCGCCGCGCTCCTCAACGAGTGTCGGTCGCTCGGTCGGCCGTCTATCGACTCGACGCCGGTCAGCGGCGGGCAGGAAGACCACGTGAGCATGAGCGGCCAGAGCGTGCTGCACGCACAGACCGTCATCGAGAACGTCTCGACTATCGTCGGCGTCGAACTCCTCTGTGCTTCGCAGGCCGCGGAGTTCCTCGATGACGACCTCGAACTCGGAACCGGTACCGGGTCCGTCCGCGACTCGGTTCGCTCGGTCGTCCCGCCGCTCGAAGAGGACAGACAACTCGACGGCGAACTTGAGACGGCGGGCGACCTCGTCCGATTCGGCGCGATTCGTGCGGCCGTAGACGAGGCACTCGACTAA
- a CDS encoding PQQ-binding-like beta-propeller repeat protein, which yields MVHALDPTTGEQRWEWSVEAELGGSAVIEDGMCIVTTVSLDHVAVHALDAATGTKQWSFPVNDGWLHNSPTIYDGAVYLSSGRQQLAAVALNDGSVRWRAPTQADDTRPVVDAYRGLVYVGHPRGVEAFDLNDDGTRVWDFVTTEPGTANEDFLGVLDEPVVLPDQVAVRTHDTSDSSLGDVGNCYGVDPETGSKVWKLSGGRPASSIIGAGGQIILRRAESTADIDFISGVEPGTGSLVAVQPDGSVAWERQGLWKPLSVGTNRLLAYRSSLSTRSGGFEIASFSA from the coding sequence GTGGTCCATGCTCTTGACCCAACGACCGGAGAGCAGCGCTGGGAGTGGTCAGTTGAGGCTGAACTCGGTGGCTCGGCGGTTATCGAAGATGGGATGTGTATTGTGACCACCGTCTCTTTGGACCACGTCGCTGTCCATGCCCTCGACGCAGCGACAGGAACAAAGCAGTGGTCGTTCCCGGTGAATGACGGATGGCTTCATAACAGCCCAACAATCTACGACGGGGCCGTCTATCTGAGTAGCGGACGACAGCAACTAGCCGCCGTGGCGCTGAACGATGGGTCTGTTCGGTGGCGAGCGCCGACGCAAGCAGACGATACTCGTCCAGTCGTGGATGCGTATCGTGGTCTCGTATACGTCGGCCATCCACGGGGGGTGGAGGCATTCGATTTGAACGACGACGGAACGCGAGTTTGGGATTTCGTCACGACAGAGCCCGGAACAGCAAACGAAGATTTCCTCGGTGTCCTCGACGAACCAGTGGTATTGCCCGACCAAGTTGCAGTGCGCACGCACGATACGTCTGACTCATCACTCGGTGATGTCGGCAATTGCTATGGCGTTGATCCGGAGACCGGATCGAAGGTATGGAAACTCTCCGGAGGAAGACCGGCAAGTTCGATAATCGGTGCTGGTGGGCAAATAATACTCCGCCGAGCGGAATCCACCGCAGATATCGATTTTATATCCGGTGTCGAACCGGGAACGGGTTCTCTGGTTGCAGTCCAACCTGATGGCTCAGTTGCGTGGGAACGGCAAGGTCTCTGGAAGCCCCTTTCCGTTGGAACCAACCGTTTGTTGGCCTACAGAAGCTCACTCAGTACTCGTTCCGGGGGGTTCGAAATCGCGAGTTTTTCGGCCTGA
- a CDS encoding IS6-like element ISHme1 family transposase — MLDLELLTESLETANYECWQRERTANALTGVAVRLHAAGLSLRETEAILRLLGVKRSFQAIFQWVHRLADSVSDPPKATPRRVAVDETAVKINGKWSWLYAAIDLDTKVILDVALFKRHGINPAAAFLHGVCEKHDCSNTVFLADAFGYRTAFSRLGVNGRVDYTERNLIEKWFHTLKMRVDRFHNSWVGSRQSLRQWLALFVHYYNFQRPHQSLDGRTPAQEVN; from the coding sequence TTGCTTGACCTAGAACTGCTCACAGAGTCGTTGGAAACGGCGAATTATGAATGTTGGCAGCGGGAGCGGACGGCGAACGCCCTGACGGGCGTCGCCGTCCGACTCCATGCTGCCGGCCTTTCGCTCAGAGAGACAGAAGCAATTCTGCGTCTTCTCGGCGTAAAACGCTCGTTTCAAGCTATTTTCCAGTGGGTACATCGGTTGGCTGACAGCGTTTCCGACCCGCCGAAGGCGACGCCGAGGCGGGTCGCGGTCGACGAGACCGCTGTCAAGATCAATGGCAAGTGGTCTTGGTTATATGCTGCAATAGACCTCGACACGAAAGTGATTCTTGACGTTGCGCTGTTCAAGCGTCACGGGATTAATCCGGCGGCTGCGTTTCTCCACGGAGTCTGTGAGAAACACGACTGTTCAAACACGGTGTTTCTGGCTGATGCCTTCGGCTATCGGACTGCCTTCTCTCGATTAGGAGTAAACGGTCGAGTCGACTACACAGAGCGAAACCTCATCGAGAAGTGGTTTCACACGCTCAAGATGCGGGTCGACCGTTTCCACAACTCGTGGGTGGGTAGTCGGCAGAGCCTCCGACAGTGGCTTGCACTGTTCGTTCATTACTATAATTTTCAGCGACCGCATCAATCGCTCGACGGAAGAACGCCAGCTCAGGAGGTTAACTAG
- a CDS encoding DUF5518 domain-containing protein → MVYTPRIRGIPQVWRIAVLGALGGLAINVVGNSLSISGQGPSGSILLFGTVLAGGIAVARSADPGAAGLRTAFIGAIISFILSIPPNMAYITSWKGGPFMFTIFSVVILSVLCVLGVIFGRIGGWITNTVTAHWLHTTNGSV, encoded by the coding sequence ATGGTATATACCCCTCGAATTCGCGGCATTCCTCAGGTATGGCGGATTGCAGTTCTCGGTGCGCTGGGTGGGCTAGCTATCAACGTTGTCGGAAATTCGCTGTCCATCTCTGGACAGGGCCCTTCTGGTTCAATATTGTTATTCGGGACCGTACTTGCTGGGGGTATCGCAGTCGCTCGTTCGGCAGATCCGGGTGCCGCGGGACTCCGCACTGCATTTATTGGTGCCATCATTAGCTTTATTTTATCTATCCCGCCTAATATGGCATATATTACAAGCTGGAAGGGCGGACCGTTTATGTTCACTATTTTCTCCGTGGTTATATTGAGTGTATTATGTGTACTCGGGGTTATCTTTGGTCGAATTGGCGGTTGGATAACGAACACTGTTACCGCACACTGGTTACACACCACAAATGGCAGTGTTTAG